The following proteins come from a genomic window of Microbacterium sulfonylureivorans:
- the hydA gene encoding dihydropyrimidinase, producing MTTTLITGGTVVSATGRGEADVLIDGETIVAVLQPGSELLGTDVAASVDTVIDATGKYVIPGGIDAHTHMELPFGGTNASDTFETGTRAAAWGGTTSIIDFAVQRYGERVQDGLAAWHEKAAGNCAIDYGFHQIIGGVDEDSLQAMDGLIDEGITSFKLFMAYPGVFYSDDAQILRAMQKSAETGLLTMMHAENGPAIDVLAAQLAEAGKKAPYYHGIARAWQMEEEATHRAIMLANLTGAPLYVVHVSAKQAVEQLAWARDQGWNVFGETCPQYLYLSLEEQLGAFSQEWGQFEGAKWVCSTPLRSRDEGHQHHMWQALRTNDIQMVSTDHCPFCMKGQKDLGLDDFRAIPNGIGSVEHRMDLMYQGVVTGKITLERWVELTSTTPARMFGLYGRKGVIQPGADGDVVVYDPNGHTSIGYGLGPDGSPNGKTHHMNMDHSAWEGYEIDGHVDTVISRGKVVVDGGEYLGAKGDGRFLKRGLSQYLT from the coding sequence ATGACCACCACACTCATCACCGGCGGCACGGTCGTCTCGGCAACGGGCCGCGGCGAGGCCGACGTCCTCATCGACGGCGAGACCATCGTCGCTGTGCTGCAGCCCGGCTCCGAGCTTCTGGGGACGGATGTCGCGGCATCCGTCGACACCGTCATCGACGCCACCGGGAAATACGTCATCCCCGGCGGCATCGACGCCCACACCCACATGGAGCTGCCCTTCGGCGGCACGAACGCGTCCGACACATTCGAGACCGGAACGCGCGCCGCGGCGTGGGGCGGCACGACGTCGATCATCGACTTCGCCGTGCAGCGCTACGGAGAGCGCGTGCAGGACGGCCTGGCCGCGTGGCACGAGAAGGCGGCGGGCAACTGCGCGATCGACTACGGCTTCCACCAGATCATCGGCGGCGTCGACGAGGACTCCCTGCAGGCCATGGACGGACTCATCGACGAGGGGATCACGAGCTTCAAGCTCTTCATGGCCTACCCCGGGGTCTTCTACTCGGACGACGCGCAGATCCTCCGGGCGATGCAGAAGTCGGCCGAGACCGGCCTGCTCACGATGATGCACGCCGAGAACGGTCCCGCCATCGACGTGCTCGCGGCGCAGCTCGCCGAGGCCGGCAAGAAGGCGCCGTACTACCACGGCATCGCGCGCGCCTGGCAGATGGAGGAGGAGGCGACCCACCGCGCGATCATGCTGGCCAACCTGACCGGCGCGCCCCTGTACGTCGTGCACGTGTCGGCGAAGCAGGCCGTCGAGCAGCTCGCCTGGGCGCGCGATCAGGGATGGAACGTCTTCGGCGAGACGTGCCCGCAGTACCTGTACCTCTCGCTCGAAGAGCAGCTCGGCGCGTTCAGCCAGGAGTGGGGCCAGTTCGAGGGCGCCAAGTGGGTGTGCTCGACGCCGCTGCGCAGCCGCGACGAGGGCCACCAGCACCACATGTGGCAGGCACTGCGCACCAACGACATCCAGATGGTGTCGACCGACCACTGCCCGTTCTGCATGAAAGGCCAGAAGGACCTCGGGCTCGACGACTTCCGGGCCATCCCGAACGGCATCGGCTCGGTCGAGCACCGCATGGACCTGATGTACCAGGGCGTGGTGACCGGCAAGATCACGCTCGAGCGCTGGGTGGAGCTGACGAGCACGACCCCCGCGCGCATGTTCGGCCTGTACGGGCGGAAGGGCGTCATCCAGCCCGGTGCCGACGGCGACGTCGTCGTGTACGACCCGAACGGCCACACGTCGATCGGGTACGGCCTGGGGCCGGATGGCTCGCCCAACGGCAAGACCCACCACATGAACATGGATCACTCCGCGTGGGAGGGCTACGAGATCGACGGGCACGTCGACACCGTGATCTCGCGCGGCAAGGTCGTCGTCGACGGCGGCGAGTACCTCGGCGCGAAGGGCGACGGGCGCTTCCTCAAGCGCGGCCTGTCGCAGTACCTGACGTGA
- a CDS encoding nitrilase-related carbon-nitrogen hydrolase encodes MTTVRAAITQTTWTGDKESMLDKHEQFARDAAAQGAQVICFQELFYGPYFGITEDKKYYRYAEPADGPIVQRFAALAAELNMVMILPIYEEDITGVYYNTAVVVDADGTILGKYRKHHLPHLDRFWEKFYFRPGNLGYPVFDTAVGKIGVYICYDRHFPEGWRELGLNGAHIVFNPNATKPGLSNRLWEVEGPCAAVANGYFVLQPNRVGLEDNEYGELAVDFYGTSQVIDPRGNFVGERGSGTHEEVLIRDLDMDMVQQMRDDWQFYRDRRPDSYTMIAKP; translated from the coding sequence ATGACGACGGTACGCGCGGCCATCACGCAGACCACCTGGACGGGCGACAAGGAGTCGATGCTCGACAAGCACGAGCAGTTCGCCCGGGATGCCGCGGCCCAGGGCGCGCAGGTGATCTGCTTCCAGGAGCTGTTCTACGGGCCGTACTTCGGCATCACCGAGGACAAGAAGTACTACCGCTACGCCGAGCCCGCCGACGGCCCCATCGTCCAGCGATTCGCCGCGCTCGCCGCCGAGCTGAACATGGTCATGATCCTCCCCATCTACGAGGAGGACATCACGGGCGTGTACTACAACACCGCGGTCGTCGTCGACGCCGACGGGACGATCCTCGGCAAGTACCGCAAGCACCACCTCCCGCACCTCGACCGGTTCTGGGAGAAGTTCTACTTCCGCCCGGGAAACCTCGGCTACCCGGTGTTCGACACCGCGGTCGGCAAGATCGGCGTCTACATCTGCTACGACCGCCACTTCCCGGAAGGATGGCGCGAGCTCGGCCTGAACGGCGCGCACATCGTCTTCAACCCGAACGCCACGAAGCCCGGGCTGTCGAACCGCCTGTGGGAGGTCGAGGGCCCGTGCGCCGCCGTCGCGAACGGCTACTTCGTGCTCCAGCCGAACCGGGTCGGTCTCGAGGACAACGAGTACGGAGAGCTCGCGGTCGACTTCTACGGCACCAGCCAGGTCATCGACCCTCGGGGCAACTTCGTGGGCGAGCGAGGGTCGGGCACGCACGAGGAGGTCCTCATCCGCGACCTCGACATGGACATGGTCCAGCAGATGCGCGACGACTGGCAGTTCTACCGCGACCGCCGGCCGGACTCGTACACGATGATCGCGAAGCCGTGA
- a CDS encoding sensor histidine kinase — translation MFRSLKPYQIVVDVVVAVLFFLVAWPIETLVVARTGLEPSFGLAIPFVGAGAVVAVFAAALALRRLSPGLALAVAWAGAIVQMGLGRPPSIADVAIFGVLYATAAYGSSRVYWAGFGSALVGALVITLYLTVGPVFVQGGLSWQNLPLALVMLVAAAFALGLSWTIGALVRTAVRARENRQAQERAEAEAVVEQERVRIARDMHDVVAHSLAVVIAQADGARYAAASDPAVATAALGTISTTARSALADVRLLLTQLRHSQADGPQPRLADLEGLYAQVRAAGADLRIDVDPTPPGEPPAGVQLAVYRILQEALTNALRHGEGGPVDVRLAWHPDRVDLEVGNPAPAAAVPATGGHGVIGMRERAQLAGGTLTAAAEGGRFAVRASLPIGTAS, via the coding sequence GTGTTCCGCAGCCTGAAGCCGTACCAGATCGTCGTCGACGTGGTGGTGGCCGTGCTGTTCTTCCTCGTGGCGTGGCCGATCGAGACCCTGGTGGTCGCGCGAACCGGACTCGAGCCCAGCTTCGGGCTCGCGATCCCGTTCGTCGGTGCGGGGGCGGTGGTCGCCGTGTTCGCGGCGGCTCTCGCCCTGCGGCGCCTCTCGCCCGGACTCGCACTCGCCGTCGCGTGGGCCGGGGCGATCGTCCAGATGGGGCTCGGCCGCCCGCCGAGCATCGCCGACGTCGCGATCTTCGGGGTGCTCTACGCGACCGCCGCGTACGGATCGTCCCGCGTGTACTGGGCCGGATTCGGTTCAGCACTGGTGGGTGCGCTGGTCATCACGCTGTACCTGACGGTCGGACCCGTGTTCGTCCAGGGCGGGCTGTCGTGGCAGAACCTGCCGCTCGCGCTCGTCATGCTCGTCGCCGCGGCCTTCGCGCTCGGCCTGTCGTGGACGATCGGCGCGCTCGTGCGCACGGCCGTCCGCGCCCGCGAGAACCGTCAGGCGCAGGAGCGGGCCGAGGCCGAGGCGGTCGTCGAGCAGGAGCGCGTGCGGATCGCACGCGACATGCACGACGTCGTCGCCCACTCGCTCGCAGTGGTGATCGCGCAGGCCGACGGGGCGCGGTATGCCGCGGCATCCGATCCCGCGGTCGCCACGGCCGCGCTCGGCACGATCTCGACGACCGCGCGATCCGCGCTCGCCGACGTGCGTCTGCTCCTCACGCAGCTGCGCCACAGTCAGGCCGACGGACCGCAGCCCAGGCTCGCCGACCTCGAGGGACTGTACGCCCAGGTGCGGGCGGCCGGCGCGGACCTCCGCATCGACGTCGATCCCACCCCGCCGGGCGAGCCGCCGGCCGGAGTTCAGCTCGCCGTCTACCGGATCCTGCAGGAGGCGCTCACCAACGCCCTTCGGCACGGCGAGGGCGGTCCTGTCGACGTGCGTCTGGCGTGGCATCCCGATCGCGTCGACCTCGAAGTCGGCAACCCCGCGCCCGCCGCGGCGGTGCCGGCGACAGGCGGCCACGGCGTCATCGGGATGCGCGAGCGCGCCCAGCTCGCCGGCGGCACCCTCACGGCTGCGGCCGAAGGAGGGCGATTCGCCGTGCGGGCCTCGCTGCCGATCGGGACGGCGTCGTGA
- a CDS encoding response regulator, whose translation MTVIRVALVDDQALFRAGIRMLVDSQPDLEVVAEASDGREALDAVRAARPDVVLMDIRMPVMDGLAATAELLEDPAPPRIVMLTTFDLDEAAARAIRQGASGFLLKDADPEFLLAAIRTVHSGSAVIAASATRDLFAHFADAAPRPVPPAYGDLTEREREIFALAARGLSNSEIAAREFLSEATVKTHISRILAKLGVRDRVQLVVFAFEHGLA comes from the coding sequence ATGACCGTCATCCGCGTCGCACTCGTCGACGACCAGGCGCTGTTCCGTGCGGGCATCCGCATGCTCGTCGACTCGCAGCCCGACCTCGAGGTGGTGGCCGAGGCGTCCGACGGGCGCGAGGCGCTCGACGCGGTCCGCGCCGCGCGACCCGACGTCGTGCTGATGGACATCCGGATGCCTGTCATGGACGGTCTCGCCGCGACGGCCGAGCTGCTCGAGGATCCCGCACCGCCCCGCATCGTCATGCTCACCACCTTCGACCTCGACGAAGCGGCGGCCCGGGCGATCCGCCAGGGTGCGAGCGGGTTCCTGCTGAAGGACGCCGACCCCGAGTTCCTGCTCGCCGCGATCCGCACCGTGCACTCCGGCTCGGCCGTGATCGCGGCATCCGCCACGCGCGACCTGTTCGCGCACTTCGCGGATGCCGCGCCCCGGCCCGTTCCGCCCGCCTACGGCGACCTCACCGAGCGCGAGCGCGAGATCTTCGCGCTCGCCGCGCGGGGCCTGTCGAACTCCGAGATCGCCGCACGCGAGTTCCTCAGCGAGGCGACCGTCAAGACCCACATCAGCCGCATCCTCGCCAAGCTCGGCGTACGCGACCGGGTGCAGCTCGTCGTCTTCGCGTTCGAGCACGGCCTCGCCTGA
- a CDS encoding winged helix-turn-helix transcriptional regulator, with protein MLGRMYDSQVCSIARSLEQIGERWSLLIVRDALFAGVTRFGDFQHNLGIATNVLASRLDSFVAAGVMERRGSADYVLTEKGRRLAIALIALTEWGDEFASEIEPPILYRHTACGGAVHAVSACETCGIIPSGQVEPQIGPGMPPEFLSTRRGSPERR; from the coding sequence ATGCTCGGCCGGATGTACGACTCGCAGGTGTGCTCGATCGCTCGATCCCTGGAGCAGATCGGCGAGCGATGGAGTCTGCTGATCGTGCGCGACGCCCTCTTCGCCGGCGTGACCCGGTTCGGCGACTTCCAGCACAACCTCGGCATCGCGACCAATGTGCTGGCGTCGCGACTGGACTCGTTCGTCGCCGCCGGCGTCATGGAGCGCCGGGGCTCGGCCGACTACGTGCTGACCGAGAAGGGCCGCCGGCTGGCCATCGCGCTCATCGCACTGACCGAATGGGGCGACGAGTTCGCCTCCGAGATCGAGCCTCCGATCCTCTACCGGCACACGGCGTGCGGCGGGGCGGTGCATGCGGTCTCCGCGTGCGAGACCTGCGGCATCATCCCGAGTGGCCAGGTCGAGCCGCAGATCGGCCCGGGAATGCCGCCCGAGTTCCTCTCGACGCGTCGGGGCTCGCCGGAGCGGCGCTGA
- a CDS encoding SRPBCC family protein produces MSANFSTTITAAATPQQAFDAVCDVAGWWGRITGTTGAVGDEFVYVVPGLHYSGFRVTALEPGRLVEWTVTGSYLDFVDSAQEWNGTTVRFEISGTPDGVAVAFTHDGLTDEDECYEICSNAWSSFVNGSLKAFIETGDGMPYEFGGAEALGADDHEALHRGVVDALAADRP; encoded by the coding sequence ATGTCAGCGAATTTCTCGACCACGATCACGGCCGCGGCCACGCCGCAGCAGGCGTTCGACGCCGTCTGCGACGTCGCCGGCTGGTGGGGACGCATCACCGGGACGACCGGCGCCGTCGGCGACGAGTTCGTCTACGTCGTTCCCGGACTGCACTACTCCGGCTTCCGGGTCACGGCGCTCGAGCCCGGCCGGCTGGTGGAATGGACGGTCACCGGCAGCTATCTCGACTTCGTGGACAGCGCTCAGGAGTGGAACGGCACCACCGTGCGGTTCGAGATCTCCGGCACGCCGGACGGCGTGGCCGTGGCCTTCACGCACGACGGACTGACCGACGAGGACGAGTGCTACGAGATCTGCAGCAATGCATGGAGCTCGTTCGTCAACGGCAGCCTCAAGGCATTCATCGAGACCGGCGACGGGATGCCGTACGAGTTCGGAGGCGCCGAGGCGCTCGGCGCCGACGACCATGAGGCGCTGCACCGGGGAGTCGTGGACGCGCTCGCCGCCGACAGGCCCTGA
- a CDS encoding hemerythrin domain-containing protein: protein MPATPLPPSGDLPTGPKTCDASGMIEIHRMFRRGFGEGPDLVRAVSEEDTVHAEAVATQLETLSIGLHAHHEAEDERLWDALDERAPSCSAHVARMKEQHAELLVHLMELDAALPAWRESGSSTDAPPVLDALAGINGAIAVHLPDEETNIVPVMEYTITQPEVEWFAEHGRKSVPKGQTWQQLGEILASQPDGGHDWLHKHMPAPGRLAWRLIGKRAYAKHRAALEGR from the coding sequence ATGCCCGCCACGCCTCTGCCGCCGAGCGGCGACCTGCCCACGGGGCCGAAGACCTGCGACGCGAGCGGCATGATCGAGATCCACCGCATGTTCCGCCGCGGGTTCGGAGAAGGACCCGACCTCGTCCGCGCCGTCTCCGAGGAGGACACCGTCCACGCCGAGGCGGTCGCGACGCAGCTCGAGACGCTGTCGATCGGGCTCCACGCGCACCACGAGGCCGAGGACGAACGACTGTGGGACGCGCTCGACGAGCGCGCGCCGTCGTGCTCGGCTCACGTCGCGCGCATGAAGGAGCAGCACGCCGAGCTGCTCGTGCACCTGATGGAGCTCGACGCCGCGCTTCCGGCCTGGCGCGAGTCCGGGTCGAGCACGGATGCCCCGCCCGTGCTCGACGCCCTCGCGGGCATCAACGGGGCCATCGCCGTGCACCTGCCGGACGAGGAGACGAACATCGTGCCCGTCATGGAGTACACGATCACCCAGCCCGAGGTCGAGTGGTTCGCCGAGCACGGCCGCAAGTCCGTGCCGAAGGGGCAGACGTGGCAGCAGCTGGGCGAGATCCTGGCGTCGCAGCCCGACGGCGGCCACGATTGGCTCCACAAGCACATGCCCGCGCCGGGACGGCTGGCGTGGCGGCTGATCGGCAAGCGCGCCTACGCGAAGCACCGCGCCGCGCTCGAAGGGCGCTGA
- a CDS encoding ABC transporter ATP-binding protein — protein MEITSTDLGLAARVQQLTKTYGAGESTVRALDGVSVGIRRGEFTAIMGPSGSGKSTLMHIMAGLDAPTSGRAWIGDTDITDLSDLELTILRRRRVGFVFQAFNLVPTLDAIGNILLPFDLDGRRPTAIERARIDGLIETLGLTPRLGHRPHELSGGQQQRVAIARALATAPDLVFADEPTGNLDSRSGREVLGLLAAASRDHGQSIAMVTHDPVAASHADRVLFLGDGRIVADKPRQSAEEISAYMLATELGADTTATVAS, from the coding sequence ATGGAGATCACATCGACCGACCTGGGCCTCGCCGCCCGGGTGCAGCAGCTCACGAAGACCTACGGCGCCGGCGAGAGCACCGTGCGCGCGCTGGACGGGGTCTCGGTCGGCATCCGCCGCGGCGAGTTCACCGCGATCATGGGGCCGTCCGGGTCGGGCAAGTCCACGCTCATGCACATCATGGCGGGACTGGATGCCCCGACGTCCGGCCGCGCCTGGATCGGCGACACCGACATCACCGACCTCTCCGACCTCGAGCTGACGATCCTGCGCCGGCGGCGCGTCGGCTTCGTCTTCCAGGCGTTCAACCTCGTGCCCACCCTCGACGCGATCGGCAACATCCTCCTGCCCTTCGACCTCGACGGCCGCCGGCCCACCGCGATCGAGAGGGCCCGCATCGACGGACTCATCGAGACGCTCGGCCTGACTCCGCGTCTCGGGCACCGTCCGCACGAGCTCTCCGGCGGCCAGCAGCAGCGCGTCGCGATCGCCCGCGCGCTCGCCACGGCGCCCGACCTCGTCTTCGCCGACGAGCCCACGGGCAACCTCGACTCGCGCAGCGGCCGCGAGGTGCTCGGGCTCCTCGCCGCCGCGAGCCGCGACCACGGCCAGTCGATCGCGATGGTGACGCACGACCCGGTCGCGGCAAGTCACGCCGACCGGGTGCTGTTCCTCGGCGACGGGCGCATCGTCGCCGACAAGCCGCGCCAGAGCGCCGAGGAGATCTCGGCCTACATGCTCGCGACCGAGCTCGGCGCCGACACCACGGCGACGGTGGCGTCGTGA
- a CDS encoding FtsX-like permease family protein: MTAVTAPTRAERMPRPAAPAPLAWLRERGMGASILVAAISSAFGAVLLSATGFIAAIMRANPYIGESAVLAVVLAVMTVILVGVAVYVAAIVTANTFSTVVAGRTRRIALMRLIGASAASQRGEVARQGLVVGVIGSSVGLVVGTAVSAGGVALAETLLGIDDVGYGVVQAVLLVPAVIVALTTWAAAWAGSRRVLTVTPLQALGGSVEASHDSYARRKGRNGVAIGLFAAGAALLAAGIAVGLVSPLGVIIAFFGGLLSFTGLVLGSTMIMPPVLRLVGRLFGGSATARLAAENALRYPERSSRMAIGVVIGVTLVTMFAVALETVKSVITASAGGEVDTELNTVIDTFAGIMMGLVAVSAVIAAVGLVNLLTIGVVQRRRELGLLRSLGVSTGQVRSMVLFEAAHITIAAVATGLVLGTAYGWAGAQSLLGSVAMPPLWQSPTLVAPAVPWIPVVIIVVATAVLTLVAAVVPTRLATRVAPIEALAD, encoded by the coding sequence GTGACCGCGGTGACGGCGCCGACACGGGCCGAGCGGATGCCTCGGCCCGCGGCGCCCGCTCCCCTCGCGTGGCTGCGCGAACGGGGGATGGGCGCGAGCATCCTCGTCGCGGCGATCTCGAGCGCGTTCGGGGCGGTGCTGCTGAGCGCCACCGGGTTCATCGCGGCGATCATGCGGGCCAACCCCTACATCGGCGAGTCCGCCGTGCTGGCGGTCGTCCTGGCGGTCATGACCGTCATCCTCGTCGGCGTCGCGGTCTACGTCGCCGCGATCGTCACCGCGAACACCTTCTCGACCGTCGTGGCCGGACGCACGCGCCGCATCGCGCTCATGCGCCTCATCGGGGCCTCGGCCGCGTCGCAGCGCGGCGAGGTCGCCCGGCAGGGACTCGTCGTCGGCGTGATCGGATCGTCCGTCGGGCTGGTCGTCGGGACGGCCGTGTCGGCCGGCGGCGTCGCGCTGGCGGAGACGCTCCTCGGCATCGACGACGTCGGGTACGGCGTCGTGCAGGCCGTGCTGCTCGTCCCCGCGGTGATCGTCGCGCTCACCACCTGGGCGGCGGCGTGGGCGGGTTCGCGGCGCGTGCTGACGGTGACGCCGCTGCAGGCGCTCGGCGGGTCCGTCGAGGCGTCCCACGACTCCTACGCGCGCAGGAAGGGCCGCAACGGCGTCGCCATCGGGCTGTTCGCCGCGGGCGCCGCGCTGCTCGCGGCCGGTATCGCGGTCGGGCTGGTCAGTCCGCTCGGTGTGATCATCGCCTTCTTCGGCGGGCTGCTGTCCTTCACCGGACTCGTGCTCGGCTCGACGATGATCATGCCGCCGGTGCTCCGTCTCGTGGGCAGGCTGTTCGGGGGCTCGGCGACCGCACGGCTCGCCGCCGAGAACGCGCTGCGATACCCCGAGCGCTCCAGCCGGATGGCCATCGGCGTCGTCATCGGCGTGACGCTCGTGACGATGTTCGCCGTGGCGCTGGAGACCGTGAAGTCCGTCATCACCGCCTCGGCGGGCGGTGAGGTCGACACGGAGCTCAACACCGTCATCGACACGTTCGCGGGGATCATGATGGGTCTCGTCGCCGTCTCCGCGGTGATCGCCGCCGTGGGACTGGTGAACCTCCTCACGATCGGCGTCGTGCAGCGTCGCCGCGAGCTCGGGCTGCTGCGCTCGCTCGGCGTGTCGACCGGCCAGGTGCGCAGCATGGTGCTCTTCGAGGCGGCACACATCACGATCGCGGCCGTGGCCACGGGCCTCGTGCTCGGCACGGCCTACGGCTGGGCGGGCGCGCAGTCGCTGCTCGGCTCGGTCGCGATGCCGCCGCTCTGGCAGTCGCCCACGCTGGTCGCGCCGGCGGTGCCCTGGATCCCGGTCGTGATCATCGTCGTGGCGACGGCAGTGCTGACACTCGTGGCGGCGGTGGTTCCCACGCGCCTCGCGACGCGGGTCGCGCCGATCGAGGCGCTCGCCGACTGA
- a CDS encoding 2-phosphosulfolactate phosphatase, which yields MSSPAAPHDQSAYQVRLEWGVDGLARLAPSDVVVVVDVLRFSSTVTRAVERGESVALDASARAVSINGAVVAAHAAAGGSATVLLGSLRNAAAVARAVMAVQVERGARTSIAVIACGELASSEHGAPLRFAVEDHLGAGAVVDALSDLGIDHSSPDAAVAGEGFRSLRGAVRHLLTASGSGRELDARGRRDEVLAAAAVDAASVVPVLRDGTFVAF from the coding sequence ATGTCCTCGCCGGCCGCTCCCCACGATCAGTCCGCCTACCAGGTGCGCCTCGAGTGGGGTGTCGACGGGCTGGCCCGCCTTGCTCCGAGCGACGTCGTCGTCGTGGTCGACGTGCTGCGGTTCTCGTCGACCGTGACCCGGGCGGTCGAGCGCGGCGAGTCGGTGGCGCTGGATGCCTCGGCCCGTGCCGTCTCGATCAACGGCGCCGTCGTGGCCGCCCACGCCGCCGCCGGCGGCTCGGCGACGGTGCTGCTCGGATCGCTGCGCAACGCGGCTGCCGTCGCACGCGCGGTTATGGCCGTGCAGGTGGAGCGCGGCGCCCGCACGAGCATCGCGGTCATCGCGTGCGGCGAGCTCGCCTCGTCCGAGCACGGTGCCCCGCTCCGCTTCGCGGTCGAGGACCATCTCGGCGCCGGCGCCGTCGTCGACGCCCTGTCCGACCTCGGGATCGACCACTCGTCGCCCGACGCCGCGGTCGCCGGCGAGGGGTTCCGGTCGCTCCGCGGCGCGGTGCGTCACCTGCTCACCGCCAGCGGATCGGGCCGGGAGCTCGACGCCCGGGGACGGCGCGACGAGGTGCTCGCCGCCGCGGCCGTGGACGCGGCATCCGTCGTGCCCGTCCTTCGCGACGGGACGTTCGTCGCGTTCTGA
- a CDS encoding SprT-like domain-containing protein gives MSDLHRVRHWAEALIAAHLDDSWTFGFDNAKRRAGLCDYTSRRISVSRYLAARHDDDTNHQTLLHEVAHALAGPTAGHGPKWKTVARELGYVGGTTHRGETATDLAPWVGVCPSGHVAYRHRRATRPTSCAKCAPRFDERFAFTWTRREITPATRLAAMTPRE, from the coding sequence ATGTCGGATCTCCACCGCGTGCGCCATTGGGCGGAGGCGCTCATCGCCGCCCACCTCGACGACTCGTGGACGTTCGGGTTCGACAACGCGAAGCGCCGCGCCGGACTGTGCGACTACACCAGCAGGCGGATCAGCGTCTCGCGATACCTCGCCGCGCGGCACGACGACGACACGAACCACCAGACGCTGCTGCACGAGGTCGCGCACGCACTGGCCGGTCCGACCGCCGGGCACGGCCCGAAGTGGAAGACCGTCGCCCGCGAGCTCGGCTACGTCGGCGGCACGACCCACCGCGGTGAGACCGCGACCGACCTCGCGCCCTGGGTCGGCGTCTGCCCCTCCGGGCACGTCGCCTACCGGCACCGCCGAGCGACGCGGCCGACGTCGTGCGCGAAGTGCGCGCCCCGATTCGACGAGCGCTTCGCCTTCACATGGACGCGGCGCGAGATCACTCCGGCGACGCGTCTGGCCGCGATGACCCCGCGCGAGTAG
- a CDS encoding spermidine synthase has product MARTRNDEPSPEVRLSDGTLARVVPSAYGGGWELDVDGTPQSHVDLDDPTHLHFEYIARMGAVIDRLRMPGQPLTAIHLGAGALTIPRYVEATRPGSRQQVIELEPALWDLVRENLALPRGASIRVRIGDAREGLGRLPPGLVGAADLVVSDVYSGAQTPAHLTTVEFYGEAARFLAPEGVLLVNVADGAGLAFARRQVATISSVLEHVIVLAEVQTLKGRRFGNLVIAASRAPLPTAWLPRLMAAGPHPAKVAQGAEVAEFARGARVATDSDATASPKPSSSLFDR; this is encoded by the coding sequence ATGGCGCGCACGCGGAACGACGAGCCCTCCCCCGAGGTGCGCCTCTCCGACGGCACCCTCGCCCGGGTCGTCCCCTCCGCGTACGGCGGCGGATGGGAGCTCGACGTCGACGGCACCCCGCAGTCGCACGTCGACCTCGACGACCCGACCCACCTGCATTTCGAGTACATCGCACGCATGGGCGCGGTGATCGACCGCCTCCGGATGCCCGGGCAGCCGCTCACCGCGATCCACCTCGGTGCCGGCGCCCTCACCATCCCGCGGTACGTCGAGGCGACACGGCCGGGCTCGCGACAGCAGGTGATCGAGCTCGAGCCGGCGCTGTGGGACCTCGTGCGCGAGAATCTGGCACTCCCCCGCGGCGCCTCGATCCGCGTCCGCATCGGCGATGCGCGCGAGGGTCTCGGCCGTCTCCCCCCGGGGCTCGTCGGCGCGGCCGACCTCGTGGTGTCGGACGTCTACTCGGGCGCGCAGACCCCCGCACACCTCACGACCGTCGAGTTCTACGGCGAGGCGGCTCGCTTCCTCGCGCCCGAGGGCGTGCTGCTCGTGAACGTCGCCGACGGCGCAGGGCTCGCGTTCGCGCGGCGGCAGGTCGCGACGATCTCGTCGGTGCTCGAGCACGTCATCGTCCTCGCCGAGGTCCAGACGCTGAAGGGCCGGCGCTTCGGCAATCTCGTGATCGCGGCATCCCGCGCTCCGCTGCCCACCGCATGGCTCCCGAGGCTCATGGCGGCCGGACCGCACCCCGCCAAGGTCGCGCAGGGCGCCGAGGTGGCCGAGTTCGCGCGCGGCGCCCGGGTGGCCACGGACTCCGACGCGACAGCGTCGCCGAAGCCGTCCTCGTCGCTGTTCGACCGCTGA